The Bacteroidota bacterium genome segment AAATTTAAATTATATAACCGCTTAAAAATTAAGCCGATTCAGTTCCTTTCAATCACCAGGCAAAGTCCACTCCCTAATTATATACTCAAATTATTAATTTTTACAATGAAAAACCAGCCATCAAATCTGATAGCTGGCTTTCTATAGAAGGATTTTTATTTTATTTTTGGGCTTTGTTGATTTCAATACCTGCCAGGATCACAGCACCTAAGGCATGAATATCATTAAGCTGTGCCGGACGATTATAATAAAAACTTATGCCATCGTCAATTCCAGTACCTATGCAAACATCCTGAACCTGACCATCAGGGTTAATCTTGGAAACCAAACCTTTCCAACCGTTTTTAGCAATCGACATATAACCTTTATCAATCCAACCCTGATTTACTGCCCGGGCAATAGCATATACAAACATGGCTGTACAGGAAGTTTCCAGGTAAGAATCGGATTTATCCAGCACCTGATGCCATAATCCTGAGACATCCTGATAACGCGATACACCGACGATTTGTCTCAACAACAGATCAATAATAATCTGACGTTGAGGATAATTTTCAGGAAGGTTATTGAGTAACTCAACCTCTGCCATAGCAATCCATCCATTGCAACGTCCCCAATGGGCCACGCCATTCATGTTTTCTTTGCTGTACCAGCAATGGAAATATAAACCGGTATGTGCATCATAAAGGTAGCGGGTGAAATTTTCAACCTGACGCACGGCATCGTCAAAATAATGGTTGTTCCCTGTAAGCTTGCCCATGCGGGCCAACAAAGGGACACTCATATACAGATCATCAGCCCAAATGGTATATTCCCGGGGATTATCACGAACAAGTGTACTGTCGGGTAAACGAATTTGTCCACTTTCTACATAATTTGCTGCCCGATCAATATATTCTCTAAATTGTTTGTTATTGGCATAATTATAAACATCAACCAGTGAAGCCGCCATTGCACCGCAATCATCTAAGGCACCCATACGAAACAAGCGAAAATACTGAGTATTTCTAGGATTCTTTTCATATTGTGCTTTAAAATAAGGCAGATTGTCAAAAATGAAATTAAAATTATGCAGGCTGTAATCGGTATATTTTTTATCATTCAATTCATTGCCCAAACGAACAAGTCCAATATTTAACACGCCATTTCCGTATACCCAGTCGTTATACTGACTTGCAACCTTAAGGGGAAGATCCGAAGCCAGGCCCCGGGTTGATTCATATTCCTTTTTGTTATCTTTATTTACAAACTTGAAAGAAGTATTATTTACCACATAATCAGCCACTCTGCGTACAACTTCCTCCGGATTGACAGTTGTTTTCTGAGAAAATCCGGATAAAGACAAAACAGATAAAATTAGGGTCAGAAAATAAAACTTCATAAAACTAAATCTATTCTGATTGGTTTTGATAGGCTTTGGCAGGCGGTGTACTTGTTTCATCATCATTATTAATTTAAATTTAGATATGTTTAAAATATCACTAGATTATTGATTTTTACTTTGAATATCACAATTCTTCGAAACAAAATCAATGACATATACTTATTTCCATTCTTCTTCTGAAATTGCATGATAATAGAAGGAAACACGAATAAAATAAAGATATATATTATTTTGTGTTAAATTTTTACAAACCTACGTTTTTTTTTCAAAAACTATCTTTCCTGTAAGAAAAAACATGAATTTAAATACCTACAGAAATGAACGGAAAAAGATATTCCGCTAAATCACCGTCAAATAGGAGATTTTTCCAAAAATTTGGGTATAAACCTAAAAAGGCGGACAGAAATCCTGTCCGCCCAAAATCATCACAGATCCTGAATTCTAATAACCAGGATTCTGGTAAGCAGCTTTTGCTGTAGCATCCAAAGGTTGGTTTTTGTCATCGGTTAATAAGTCCAAAAATGATTGTGGCCAGGCCTTGAAGGTATGGTGTTTGTCAAATAATCCCTTGCCTATCCCCCTTGCGCCAATAGTTCCTGTGGATATATCATCAAGAGGGAACGGGAAATCAGTAGTTCCGGTTGAAGCTGAAGGAGCGCCCATCATGTCGCGGTAATAAACCCGGTCATAAAGAATTCCGGCATTATGCAAATCTTCCCAGTTGGACATCTCAAATATCAATTCACGCCCCCGCTCATTGTAAATAAAGTGAATAAACCTGTCCAGATCACTAAGTGCAGTAGGCGGATAATTCTCCAATTTGGCCTTAGGTGTGCCTGCCTGCCATTCAGTACCATCAATGGCAATTTTCGAATAGCTATCGGTAGTTACCGTATAAGGAGCTGTCTTCTCTAAAGCCGGGATACTGAGTTTCCCTGTAATTACAGCAGGTTCCAGAGTAACCAACACATCGGACCTTTTTTCATTGGCGTGGTATGCTGCCCTTCTCCGCAGAACGTTCAAGTCCTGAATGGCCAAGGGGTAATTAGACTCACGGCCGTAAGCTTCAGCGCGGATCAGATAAGTTTCTGCAAGCCGGAACAGCGGTTCATCAATAGCTTCAGAACCATTGGGGTCAGTTCCTTTCCCCCTGTTGATATCCAACCATTTTCTCGGTCCCAGGTAATAAGTAGCTACTGTTGTCCCTCTGTCAAGGCCAAAAGCATCCCCTCTGTCTCCGCTAATCCGGTACATTAATTTTCTTCCGGTAGGGTTGGTGATAACTGGATTAGCAGGGTCAACATCAGCACCTGATCTGAATCCTGTAATATTTCCAGACCCGTCTTTTGTAAAATATCCGGCATTATTGGGACTTCCTACCATCCAACGTACCATCAGGATATAAGGCTGACTTACCACCCATAAAGAATCAAGGGGTTGATCTTTTGAATTTTCTATATAAACGATAGAACGTTTTTGATATTTTATTTTACTGGGGGGATTTTTCAAAACAACCACCGCTAGGGGATCACCCGCTGCTTTAAGTTTATTGTTGTAATAATATGCCGATGCTGCATCCCATGGCTTACCCCCGCTTTCTTTCACATCTGTGGCCACATAATCAGTAAGAAAAGTTTTATAGTAACGGGAATCATTTGCCCTATCGGTGTACATATCATATCCCCAATCACTTGGACAAGCAGTGGCATAAGGACGGCCATAATCCATCACCCGGCCTGTACATGCTCTCAGGTTAGTGTGGGCACTATTATATAAGTGAACAAGTGTCCCGTAAGCACCCCTGCTGGTATAGGTTTGCGTAGGTTCATACTGTGCCGAAAGGATAATCTCTTTACATTTATCCCTGGAATAATCGCCAACGGCATTTTTCCAAAGACTTGCAAAATCCGGTTCTAAACCTCCATAAGAAGAGTTGCTTTTCATCTGGTCAATGACCATGGTGGAATAAAAAATTGCAGAATCTAAGTCGGTAGATACATTTCCCTTGTAAAGCATCTTTAAATGAGTTTCCGGACTATTGGCCCAATTAGCTGCCTGCGCCCTGCAAAGATAAAGCTTAGCCAGTAAATGAGCTGCAGCTGGTTTAGTGATACGGCCAAGTTCTGTAGTAGTAGCAGGTAACAAAGGAATTGCCGTCCT includes the following:
- a CDS encoding glycoside hydrolase family 88 protein, yielding MMMKQVHRLPKPIKTNQNRFSFMKFYFLTLILSVLSLSGFSQKTTVNPEEVVRRVADYVVNNTSFKFVNKDNKKEYESTRGLASDLPLKVASQYNDWVYGNGVLNIGLVRLGNELNDKKYTDYSLHNFNFIFDNLPYFKAQYEKNPRNTQYFRLFRMGALDDCGAMAASLVDVYNYANNKQFREYIDRAANYVESGQIRLPDSTLVRDNPREYTIWADDLYMSVPLLARMGKLTGNNHYFDDAVRQVENFTRYLYDAHTGLYFHCWYSKENMNGVAHWGRCNGWIAMAEVELLNNLPENYPQRQIIIDLLLRQIVGVSRYQDVSGLWHQVLDKSDSYLETSCTAMFVYAIARAVNQGWIDKGYMSIAKNGWKGLVSKINPDGQVQDVCIGTGIDDGISFYYNRPAQLNDIHALGAVILAGIEINKAQK
- a CDS encoding RagB/SusD family nutrient uptake outer membrane protein — encoded protein: MKKYSVLLVLIIFFSSCKDYLEEKTVTTLTQTYYTTPDGLEALTKGCYQILRFKADYNPGNYLFGTCSDIEVFSWSNNDRVSMGSYAIDGWGPAASGTRMTPNVNTLIGSIYNTSSDKGAEGVYPEVLRCNIFLENYANLDAANQTKLAIRKGEILFLRAYSYYMITNILGDVPLILHSFSAMPANFSFPKEKMENIYKLLITDLRTAIPLLPATTTELGRITKPAAAHLLAKLYLCRAQAANWANSPETHLKMLYKGNVSTDLDSAIFYSTMVIDQMKSNSSYGGLEPDFASLWKNAVGDYSRDKCKEIILSAQYEPTQTYTSRGAYGTLVHLYNSAHTNLRACTGRVMDYGRPYATACPSDWGYDMYTDRANDSRYYKTFLTDYVATDVKESGGKPWDAASAYYYNNKLKAAGDPLAVVVLKNPPSKIKYQKRSIVYIENSKDQPLDSLWVVSQPYILMVRWMVGSPNNAGYFTKDGSGNITGFRSGADVDPANPVITNPTGRKLMYRISGDRGDAFGLDRGTTVATYYLGPRKWLDINRGKGTDPNGSEAIDEPLFRLAETYLIRAEAYGRESNYPLAIQDLNVLRRRAAYHANEKRSDVLVTLEPAVITGKLSIPALEKTAPYTVTTDSYSKIAIDGTEWQAGTPKAKLENYPPTALSDLDRFIHFIYNERGRELIFEMSNWEDLHNAGILYDRVYYRDMMGAPSASTGTTDFPFPLDDISTGTIGARGIGKGLFDKHHTFKAWPQSFLDLLTDDKNQPLDATAKAAYQNPGY